From Pleurocapsa sp. PCC 7319:
TCTTTTACGGGAGCGGTTGTTTCTCGGATTTTAGGTTCAGCGGATCTTAATGTGCCGTTGGCAGTAATCGACTCGGCTCGTCGGGGCAGTTTTGCCCCTCCCGAAATTCCTTTTTATATCTTGCTGGGTATCCTAGCGGGTATCCTTGGAGGGGTTTTTAACCGTGCCATTATTAGAGGCATGAAGTTTAGTCGCCGTTTGCCGTTTCCCATCCCACTTCGTATTGGCTTAGCAGGATTGATTTCGGGAACCATCGTCGCTTGGCTACCGCCCTTTTTTCAGGATAATGCTGGTTTAAGAGAACTACTGATTGCCGGACAATTCTCTTGGCAAATGACAGCTTTAGTATTTGTCGCCCAGTTTTGTCTCACCATCTTAGCTTATAGTGCCGGTGCGCCTGGTGGCTTGTTTGCTCCGGCTTTGGTCTTGGGTTCGGCTTTAGGATATCTAGTAGGGGCTGCTGAAGTTGCCCTAATTAGTTCTGAATCTGCTTATACTTTTGCGCTAGCAGGTATGGGAGCTTTTTTTACGGCAGTGGTGCGAGTTCCGGTCACGGCAATTATCATTGTCTTTGAAATGACTGCCGATTTTAACTTGGTATTGCCTCTGATGATTAGTTGTGCAATTGCCTATATTGTCGCAGAAAGTGTTTCTCAGGGGTCTTTATATGAACATTTATTAGAAGCTAGTGGCATTGAATTAACCGAAGAGCATCCCCAAAACGACTTTATGGCAGAACTGACAGCAGATGATGTCATGCAGTCAAGGGTAGAAACTTTTCCCAGCAACCTAACTCTTCCAGAGTTAATTCAAGCTATGTCGCGATCGCATCATCGTGGTTTTCCTGTGGTGGAGGAAGGAAAATTAGTAGGCATTATTACTCAATCAGATATTCCTGAAGATAGCCAAAAAAACGCCGCTACTTTACTTAAAGATATTATGACCTCCCAGCCCATCTCAGTTAGTCCTGATACTTCTCTAGCTGATGTACTTTATCTGCTGAACCGTTATCAATTGTCACGTTTGCCGGTAACGGAAGGTTATAGACTACTGGGAATTATTACCCGTAGCGATATTATTAAAGCTGAAGCCAAACAGTTGAATTGCGAGCATCAACCAAAGGCTAGATTTGAACCTTCCTATGTGGTCTATCAAACTCGTTCCCCAGCTACAGGAAAAGGTCGGATTTTATTGCCCGTAGCTAATCCTGAGAATATTCAGGCCTTGGTAGAAATTGCTGGTGTAATTGCCAGATACCATCAGTATGAAATTGAATTTTTACAGGTCATATGCGTACCCAATCATATTTTTCCAGCACAGGCAGGGGTAGAAACCGCCAAAAATCGACAGTTGATGCAAAGTCTAGAAAACTGGGGCAGCAAATTAGCTATTCCCGTGCATACTCAAATTCGCGTTGCTACCGATGTTAGTGAAGCAATTTTGGAAACCGTTGCCAGAGAACATATAGATTTACTTTTGATGGGTTGGAAAAGTCAAACCATTAGTATTGAGTCAATTTTTGGAACTGTAACTGACTCTTTGATTAAACAAGCAAGTTGTGATTTGATGCTAGTCAAACTTGGCAAATCACCTCATGCTTTTCCTCAAGAACGCGATCTGCGACATAAGTGGCTTATTCCGACTACAGGAGGCGATCGCATTAAGAAACTATTAACTATTTTACCCCCTCTGGCTGGTTTGGATTGTGTACCGCCAAAGTTACAGCTATGTCATATCTATCCTCCAGACGAATCTAAGCCTTCTACTAATGATTTTCAGCAAGCTACTGAGTTGCTCAGAAACGCTATGAACTGCCCAATTATTCCGTTACTAATTCCTTCCTACTCGGTTTCTGAGGCTGTTGTTCACCTTACTCGACGTAAAAAGTATGGTTTAGTCATTTTAGGGGCTAGTAACGAAGGTATGCTCCAAAATGCTGTCAAAGGCAATATTCCTCATGCGATCGCTAGACAGACAGAAACCACAGTAATTATTTTTCGTAGTTTTAATCAGTAAAGTGTCTAACACTACAGATCATTTTAATGATTTAAATCAAAATATCTCTAAGTTATTTTAGGAAGCAATTTTTTTTTAAGGGTTGCTTAGCATTTGCTTGTCAAAAATGACAGTGGTCTTTAATTAAAACTTAAAGTTTGTGGAGCTGTATTGTTGCAGATTTTGACAATTTACTTACATCTCAAAAATATTCTTTATATTGGATATATATATCCGTTACGAACTCTTTAAATTTTAAATATTTCTTTAACTAAATCATTGTAAATACAAGGTAAATAAGACCCATGAATAATAACTCTTGTCCCTGCTGTTCCGGCTCAATGCTTCGCCACCTAGGAAACCAGCGTAGTTACTGGTTCTGTTCTCATTGTCGTCAAGAGATGCCCGACTTAGAGACAAAAGCTACAGCAACCACAAAAAATAAAATTCAGCTTAATTCATCTTTAATTCAAGCGGCAATATCTTCTCAGCAAAAAACTGAACCAATACCAGTTGTGTGAAATTATTAATTTATTTAGTTGCTTTATTTACAAGTAGATAATTGTCATGACTTGATAACTTAGTTTTTGGCTATGATTTTAACATTTGAGATGTTAAGCTACAGCTTATATCTAAAAATACACTGAAATATTTTTTCACAAACTTCAAGATTTTAACAGATAAAACAAATTATTATCAGAATAACCTTTGATAAATATCTGTATTATTCTCCACTTTTTTTGAATAGACTCACATTAATAAATGTAATGTAAAATTTTGATGTTTCACATTTGTTTTTAATCATGATAATTTTGAGCTAGAAAACTTGGCAAATATGGTTTATAAACCATACAAACCAATAATTAGGGCGGGAGTAATTAGAGTGATAATAAGACTTAATGGTGTTCCTAAACGAATGAAATCAATGAATCGATATCCCCCTGGTCCATAAATCATAGTATTTGTCTGGTAGGCAATGGGAGTCATAAAGCTATTGGAAGCAGCAAAAGTAACTGCCATCATAATGGCAAAAGGATTTAAATCTAGTGATTGAGCTACTTGAACACCAAGAGGAATCATCAGTAAAACAGCGGCATTATTAGACAAAATTGAGGTCAAGATTGTTGTAATCAGATAGAAGAACAACAAAATCCAGTAACCTGATAAATTGTTGCCAATAAATAATATAGGCTTGGCTAAATATGCCGTTGCACCGGAATTTTGCATTGCTGTCCCCAAAGGAATTAATCCAGCTAATAAAAAAATCACATCCCAACGCACTGCACCATAAATTTCTCCTGGTTTGAGGCAGCCAGTTAAAACCATCAAGACCACACCAGCCAAGGCACTAACCAAAATTGGTGCTAAATTAAATGCCGCAGTCAGAATTACCGCCAAACAGATAAAAACTGCAACCATAGCTTTGTCTAGCCTTAAGTTTTCTACATCTCGTTGCTCTAAGACTAGTAATTCACGGGAAGTCTGCAAACCTAAAAAACTTTGTTTAGGACCTTGAACTAAGAGTAAATCACCAAAACGTAAGGGAACTTTCCCTAGTCTGTCTCTTAGTACTTCCTGTCCTCGGCGAATTGCCAATACGGTAGCATTTCGTCGTTGGCGAAAACGCAAATCTTTCAGGGTTGCGCCAATAAAACGGGAGTTAGATAGAATCAAAACCTCCCCAATTTTTTCTTCTCCCGTATTTAACTCTGCCTCTAATTGCTCTTGATTGAACTTGACATCAGGTAAAATTTCAATACCTCTTTCAGCTTTAATTTGTAGAAGAGTATCTTTGCTACCTCTTACTATTAAAATATCTCCAGCTCTAATTTTTTTGTCGGCAATTGGTTGGGGAAAATGAGTACCATTATGGATCATTTCTAATACGTCAACATCAAACTTA
This genomic window contains:
- a CDS encoding SLC13 family permease, encoding MEIYLTFSILTLALVAFIFEWFPVDLTAIMVAIILMLLGLVTPEEGIAGFGNTATITVMAMFILSAGVTRTGAIQVVRDLLLSWSGKNIYQQIAVMGIIVGPISAFINNTAVVAIFIPIIEDFAQKRGIASSKLLMPLSFASILGGTLTLIGTSTNILASSLSKKLGQGEFQLFQFTKLGIIIFFIGLLYIVIVAPRILRNHKTGKTGRLSEDYEIKEYVTEVVVSPRSSLIGQTLRQSEIQRKFDVDVLEMIHNGTHFPQPIADKKIRAGDILIVRGSKDTLLQIKAERGIEILPDVKFNQEQLEAELNTGEEKIGEVLILSNSRFIGATLKDLRFRQRRNATVLAIRRGQEVLRDRLGKVPLRFGDLLLVQGPKQSFLGLQTSRELLVLEQRDVENLRLDKAMVAVFICLAVILTAAFNLAPILVSALAGVVLMVLTGCLKPGEIYGAVRWDVIFLLAGLIPLGTAMQNSGATAYLAKPILFIGNNLSGYWILLFFYLITTILTSILSNNAAVLLMIPLGVQVAQSLDLNPFAIMMAVTFAASNSFMTPIAYQTNTMIYGPGGYRFIDFIRLGTPLSLIITLITPALIIGLYGL
- a CDS encoding chloride channel protein, whose product is MKNLLANWRKSSWFASSSLDTRYALIEACLIGLFSALAAVLLKQGISWLGGWRIRTVHIVGAKIVLPLVGLILGTLAGAVIELLSPSAAGGGIPQVKAALAKYPIILNLRTALVKTLATILIVGAGFTLGRRGPTVHIGAALGAQVSRWIPNSPTNRRQMIAAGAAAGLAAGFNTPIAGVLFVVEELMRDISGLTLETAIAASFTGAVVSRILGSADLNVPLAVIDSARRGSFAPPEIPFYILLGILAGILGGVFNRAIIRGMKFSRRLPFPIPLRIGLAGLISGTIVAWLPPFFQDNAGLRELLIAGQFSWQMTALVFVAQFCLTILAYSAGAPGGLFAPALVLGSALGYLVGAAEVALISSESAYTFALAGMGAFFTAVVRVPVTAIIIVFEMTADFNLVLPLMISCAIAYIVAESVSQGSLYEHLLEASGIELTEEHPQNDFMAELTADDVMQSRVETFPSNLTLPELIQAMSRSHHRGFPVVEEGKLVGIITQSDIPEDSQKNAATLLKDIMTSQPISVSPDTSLADVLYLLNRYQLSRLPVTEGYRLLGIITRSDIIKAEAKQLNCEHQPKARFEPSYVVYQTRSPATGKGRILLPVANPENIQALVEIAGVIARYHQYEIEFLQVICVPNHIFPAQAGVETAKNRQLMQSLENWGSKLAIPVHTQIRVATDVSEAILETVAREHIDLLLMGWKSQTISIESIFGTVTDSLIKQASCDLMLVKLGKSPHAFPQERDLRHKWLIPTTGGDRIKKLLTILPPLAGLDCVPPKLQLCHIYPPDESKPSTNDFQQATELLRNAMNCPIIPLLIPSYSVSEAVVHLTRRKKYGLVILGASNEGMLQNAVKGNIPHAIARQTETTVIIFRSFNQ